One Pochonia chlamydosporia 170 chromosome 5, whole genome shotgun sequence DNA segment encodes these proteins:
- a CDS encoding transcription factor Cys6 (similar to Metarhizium robertsii ARSEF 23 XP_007816535.2): MPEPPYLGIHSSTAKLKPPTYEFRWLCLLPDLIRYPAENKCQIQLAYNYILHSITCINTVIETIIHTPEWTEEQAMVVNERSGLFISIGVVLNAIMRTFHPDDALLRDQRLLFVGSAVALGERGLRERPLGGHHIAEALLAAWCVADGSSKVSLRKLVEDYRETFSMAKLIHNVAFWPEAPVQLEGIPWITLHKGADCPASKTDGRDKGRAKGGQDLSEYCCIL, from the coding sequence ATGCCCGAGCCCCCGTACCTCGGAATTCATTCCTCTACAGCAAAGCTCAAGCCGCCAACCTACGAGTTTCGATGGCTCTGTCTGCTTCCAGACCTGATACGATACCCTGCAGAGAATAAATGCCAAATCCAGCTAGCATACAACTATATACTGCATTCTATTACCTGCATCAATACAGTCATCGAAACTATTATCCATACCCCTGAATGGACAGAGGAACAAGCCATGGTGGTGAATGAACGATCTGGCCTTTTTATATCCATCGGGGTCGTGCTAAACGCCATTATGCGCACCTTCCACCCTGACGATGCGCTGTTGCGTGACCAGAGGCTTTTATTTGTTGGTAGTGCGGTTGCTCTTGGGGAGAGAGGCTTGCGGGAGCGTCCGTTGGGAGGACATCACATTGCGGAGGCCTTGCTGGCGGCGTGGTGCGTTGCGGATGGGAGTAGTAAGGTGAGCCTGCGAAAGTTGGTCGAGGATTATCGAGAGACGTTTTCCATGGCTAAGCTGATACACAACGTGGCTTTTTGGCCGGAGGCGCCGGTGCAACTGGAGGGGATACCGTGGATTACGTTGCATAAAGGGGCTGACTGTCCGGCCAGCAAGACGGATGGAAGAGACAAAGGAAGGGCAAAGGGTGGTCAGGATTTGTCAGAGTACTGCTGTATTTTGTAA